Within Mucilaginibacter inviolabilis, the genomic segment AGGCCCGGTCTTTCAACTGAAGGAAGTAAGCTACCGAACTGGCTTTGGTAACCCGGCCTGTATAAATGTACGACGAGTTCACGTGCTACCTGGATCGCCACATCTTTTCCAAAGTCTTCCTCTACCATAGCCAGGGCGAGATCTATACCTGAGGATACACCGCCTGACGTATATATATGGCCGTCTTTGATGTATAGAGGATTCGTGTCTACGGTCAGCTGCGGATAGCTTTGCTGAAGTATTTCGTTCAATGTCCAGTGTGTGGTCACTTTACGGTTATTGATCAATCCCGCTTTTGCCAGCGCAAAAGTGCCTGCGCAGACAGAGGCGATTCTCCTCGTATTTTTATCAGTACGTTTTGAAAGCCATTGGTAAAAAGGCTTGAACTGAATAGTTTCTGAATCTTCCGATTCATAGTTAGAAATAATTAAAGTATCTATCCGTGATCTGATATCAATAGCGCGAATATGGCATAAAATGTCAGCCCCTGCATTGGTGGCTATACATTTATCAGCTGTAGGTGCAGCTATTTGCACTTGATAGCCTACCGGTAAACCCCTGCGTCCCAGGTAAATATTTGTTGTTGTAAATACATCAGCAGGCCCCACAAAGTCCATCATCATACGACCGGACATGGCTACGATAACGACTTTTTTTTTCTGATCCGCCTGAGCATTATCCATGATCTCACTTTTCATACTTACAAAAATACACGTTGTGGGACTTGTCTCAAAGGACATAAATAGCGCATTTTAGGCCATTTTTAAAATAACGAACTAAAATGGTACTTAGAAAAATAAATCCTTGGAATTTACTTATAATCAATAGTTTAATTAGCGGTTTCGTCTATTAACAGACGACCAAACTTGACATTTTTAACTAGCTTCAGCAATGGCAGCTTTACAACAGGCAACGCATTCAATGATAAAAAACACCAAAACATAGATAACTTTGCACCGTACTAATCGGTTTGATAATGTCAAAAGCGGACGCAACAAGAATGGATATATTAAAGAAGGCATTTGACCTGATTTACAAAAATGGTTACCAGGCAACAAGTATTGATCAAATCCTGGAAACCACCTCTGTAACTAAGGGTGCATTCTATCATCATTTCAAAAGCAAAGAAGAAATGGGGATAGCTTTGATCGACGATGTCATACACAGGGAGATCTGGCCGACGATCCTGAAGTCGCTCAGAGTCTCGAAGGACTTCAGAAAAAACTTATATCAAATGCTGAAAGATCTGCTGATCGCCCATCCACTATTGAACGCCGACTATGGTTGCCCCGCCGTTAACCTGGTGCAGGAAATGGCACCGATAAATGAAAACTTCAGAAAAGCGCTGAAAAAAAACCAAACTGAATGGCGCAAACTCATCGAAGATGAGATCGCAAAAGCCAAGGCTGCAGGACAGCTAAGTGCCGAACATAACTCCGAAACTACTGCGTTGTACATTATCACGCTTTACCATGGAGTACGTGCGATGGGAAAAGTACTTGGAAAGAGTTATTACAACACCTTTTTGAAGGAATATCAAAAGTATCTGGAATCACTTAAATAAAATTTTTTTTTATAAAACATACTGTGTGGTATGCTTAGTTAAGATCTATGACCATTCAAATATCCAACCCAAAAACATACTACGTAGTATGCTTTCTATTATTCAGTGAGCATTTAACGATGCTAACCTTCGATGATTACTTTAACTGGTTATCGCTTCACCCAAACACTTTGATGAGGCCTACGATCACAACGATCTATTTAAACTAATGAAACAGAAAAATTTTACTCCTTTGATCTGGATACTGACGATGGCTATCAATGGTTTGATCGCGACCGCCTATTTTATTCCAAAGAACGATCTGCTTAATGGCTATGACCTCACTAAATTGCCCTTGTTAAATGCAGTGTTGAACGGATCAACTTTCATTGCCTTAATTGCAGCATTGGTCAGTATTAAGCGAAAACGCGTTATAGCACACCGAAGCTTTGTATTTCTCGCGTTCTCATTTACCGCGCTTTTCTTATTCTCTTATCTACTCTACCATTTTTCTATTCCGTCAACAAGGTTCGGAGGCACCGGAATGATCAAAGCTATTTACTTCTTGATACTCGTTACGCATATTTTTCTCGCAGCACTGATCGTCCCGCTGGCTTTGGTCACGATGAGCTATGCCCTGAACGGCAATTTAAACAGACACCGGAAAATAGCAGCCTGGACGATGCCGATCTGGCTGTATGTCAGCCTCACAGGTGTTATCGTTTATTTCCTCATCTCACCATATTATCCGCATTAATCCCAAGAACAACTATACAGCTCCAATTTCTTTTACACTTAATATTTAAAACTTTATGAAAAAAAATCTGATATACGGTTTGATGGCTCATGCCATCATCTTTTCTGGCTGTTCATCCGGCAGTTTGCCATCAGTACCGGCAGCCACGCCTTCCGTACCTGTTGCAACTGTAAATGCCAGTGATGAGATCATTTATTCGGAATACCCGGCAAAGATCGAGGGTTTGACGGATGTTGAGATCAGGACCCAGGTTTCCGGCATTCTTGAAAAGATCTTTGTCGATGAAGGTGCCTACGTCCAAAAAGGAACCCCGCTATTCCAGATCGATACCAGGCCATATCGTGAGGCCTATAATGATGCCGAGGGTGACTTACTTGCCACAAAGGCAACGGTAGCCAGCGCAAAACTGGAAGTCGAAAAGTTGACGCCACTTGTGCAGAACAAGGTAGTTTCATTATACCAGTTAAAAACAGCGCAGGCAGGCTATGAAGCAGCTTTGGCCAAAGAGACACAGGCCAAAGCCAAGGCCGGAAATGCAAAGATCACCTTAGGTTTCGCAACGATCACAGCGCCTGTTAGTGGCTTCATTGGTCGTTTTTCGAAGAAGACCGGCAGCTTACTTTCGCCCGCTGATACTCAGCCTTTGACCTATTTGTCGGATAATCGCGAAGTGCACGCTTATTTCTCTATTGGTGAGGCAGACTTTGTTACCTTCAAGGATGGTTTAAAAGGTGCATCGATCAATGAGAAGTTAAAAAATTCACCGCCGGTAACCATTTTGCTGGCGGGCAGGAACCCATATTCCCAATCCGGGACGTTGGACATGGTTGATGCTGCATTTGATAAAACTACCGGCGCGATAACACTTCGTGCAACTTTTCCTAATCGGGAAGGCTTGCTTCGTTCCGGAAATTCCGGCAGGATCAAACTTGGTTTGAAACAATCCGGCGTGATCGATATACCGCAATCAGCCACCTTCGAAATGCAGGACAAGACATTTGCCTTCATTGTTGATCAAAACAACAAAGCGCATCAGGTCGCCCTGACCATATCCGGCTCTACGGATAACACCTATTACATTTCCGCCGGCCTGAAGAGTGGTGACCGTGTAGTGTTAAAAGGTCTGGAAACGGTTAAAGATGGAATTCTAGTAAAACCGGAACAACCAAAAGAAAAATTGGCCAGCAACTAACTAAAATAACAAATCATGCTTAAAGTATTTATCGATAAACCGGTAATCGCCACCGTGGTTTCTATCATGTTGGTCATTCTCGGTGCAGTGGGTCTGATGGGCCTGCCTATTCAACAATTCCCTGATATCGCGCCGCCGGTGGTGCAGGTATCCGCCAATTATCCCGGGGCCAACGCTGAAACCATGGTCCGGGCAGTAGCGCCGCCGTTGGAAGAAGCGATTAATGGCGTTGAAAATATGAGTTATATGAGTTCCACTTCCAGCAACGATGGAACGCTGACCATATCTGTTTACTTCAAGTTAGGTACCGATCCGGACCAGGCAGCGGTGAATGTGCAGAACCGGGTATCATCCGCGACCGGGCTGCTACCGCCTGAAGTCGTTCAGGCAGGTATTACTACCCAAAAGGTGCAGAACTCGCTGATCATGGCCATCAACCTGATGAGTGAGAATCCGAAGCTATATGATGCCACTTACTTGACCAATTATTCACAGATCAACATCATCCCTGAGCTGAAACGTATCCAGGGTGTCGGTCAAGTGATCTTCTTTGGTGCCAACAGGGATTATTCCATGCGTATCTGGCTGAACCCAGCACAAATGGCTGCCTACAATATTACACCGACAGAGGTAATGACAGCTGTACGGAGCAAAAACCAAGAAGCGGCTCCGGGCAGATTCGGGGAATCCAGCAACCGTTCATTTGAATACGTGCTTAAATATTCCGGAAAATATACTAAACCTGAAGATTATGGCAACATGATCATCAGGGCGAACTCAGATGGCAGTATGCTGAAGCTGAAAGATGTTGCCAAAGTCGAGTTGGGTAGCTATACCTATAATTCATTGAACACGGTGAACGACAAGCAAAGTGTGTTGTTCCAGGTGATCCAGTTGCCCGGTACCAATTCAAGGGACATTCAGACGAAGGTTGGTGAATTCATGAAGAAAGCTGAAAAAGATTTCCCGAAGGGAATCAAACAGCAGATCCTTTACAATACGAAAGACATGCTGGATCAATCCATTGAACAGGTAGAACATACCTTACTGGAAGCCTTCATCCTTGTGTTTATCGTGGTTTACATCTTCTTACAGGATTTCAGGTCGACTCTTATCCCTGCTATCGCTGTTCCGGTAGCAATTATCGGAACGTTCTTTTTCATGTCTGCCTTCGGGTTCTCCATCAACTTACTCACCTTGTTTGCGCTTGTACTGGCGATTGGTATCGTAGTGGATGACGCCATTGTCGTGGTGGAGGCTGTACACTCCAAATTAGAACACCGTGACATCACCCCGAAAAAAGCAACCATGACTGCTATGCATGAGATCACCGGAGCGATCATTTCCATCACACTTGTAATGGCTGCGGTATTCCTGCCTGTTGGCTTTATGAAAGGTTCCGCAGGTGTGTTTTACAGGCAGTTCGCCTTTACGTTGGCAATAGCTATTGTGATATCCGCATTAAACGCGCTAACACTCAGTCCGGCCTTGTGCGCTTTGTTGTTGAAGGATGTGAATCATGATCATCGCGGGCAACCGAAAAATTTCAAACAGCGATTCTTTCATGCTTTCAATAAGGGATTTGAAAATATTACGGGCAGATATGTTGGAGCCGTAAAAGGAATGATCAAATTCAAGTGGATCAGTCTGGGCGGCTTAGCGTTGGTTGTGGTTGTCACTGCCTGGCTAATCAGAAGAACACCGACAGGTTTTATCCCATCTGAAGATCTTGGTTTCATTGCCATATCGGTCAATCTTCCTCCCGGTTCTTCTATGAACAGGACTCAGGCCATTCTGGATGAAGCAGCGAATAAGGTACGGGATATGAAAGCTAAGTTTGCATTCAATGAAGTTGCAGGCTTTAACGTATTGACCAGTTCCACCAGCCCCTCTTCAGGCGTAGCATTTTTCAGGATGAAAAAGGACGGCGAACGCGGAGAAATGAATAGTGTCACGGATAATATAGCCGAACTGCAGAAAAGGTTGAATACGATTAAAGGCGCTCAGTGTTTTGTCTTCTCATTTCCAACCGTTCCGGGCTTTAGCAACGTTGACGCCCTTGACCTCGTTCTGGAAGATAAGGCAGGTGGCAAGCTGGATAAGTTTGGTGGCCTGGCGAACCGTTTTATTGCCGAATTAATGAAACGTAAAGAAATTGCAGTCGCCTTTACCACCTTTCGCGCAGATTATCCGCAGTACGAAATGGTGCTTGACCATGAGAAAATCGAGCAATTGGGCGTAGATGAAAAGGATGTATTAAGTACAATGCAGTCTTACTTCGGCAGCGCACAGGTGTCAGATTTCAACCGATTCGGAAAGTATTACAGGGTGATGGTTCAGGCTGAAAAAGAAGAACGGGCCGATCCCGCATCGCTCGATGAGGTATATGTCAAGAGCAAAGCCGGTAGCATGGTTCCGGTAAAGACGATCCTCAGCTTGAAAAGAGTATTCGGACCGGAAGTGATCACACGTTATAACCTGTTCAACTCTATTGGCGTCAATGCCGTACCCAAGCCGGGTTACAGTACCGGTAATGCGATACAGGCGGTACGTGAGGTCGCAGCCGAGGTTTTGCCAACAGGTTATTCTTATGAGTTTTCCGGCATGACCAGGGAAGAAATTTCTTCCGGCGGCCAATCGGTGATCATCTTTGTGCTATCACTATTATTCGTTTATTTCCTGTTATGTGCGCAATATAACAGCTACATCCTTCCATTGGCCGTTGTGTTGTCTGTGCCAACCGGAATCATAGGTGTATTTATGGCTATTGGAATGGCCGGAATCGATAACAATATTTACATTCAGGTTGCACTGATCATGCTCATCGGCTTGCTGGCTAAAAACGCGATCCTGATCGTTGAATTCGCTGTACAGCGCAGGCATGCCGGGCACACCTTGGTGGAATCAGCGCTGGAAGCAGCCAAATTGCGTATCCGTCCGATCATCATGACCTCTGTTGCTTTTGTTGCCGGTATCACACCAATGATGCGCGCTACAGGTCCTTCAGCCATGGGTAACCATTCGATCAGTATCGGAGCGGCCGGCGGCATGCTTGGCGGCGTGATCCTTGGATTATTTATTATTCCGGTATTGTTCGTTGTCTTTCAGGCACTTCATGAGAGGATCTCCGGAAAAAAAGAAATTATTGAAGAGCAAAAGGCATTGGAGTACAAACCCGAGCCTGTGCTTTAATTATTAATCACTGAGCAATGAACAATAGTAAAATAATATATCTGATACCTTTTTTAATTGCCTTTGCTGGCGCGTGCAAGGTATCAAAGGACGTTAAAACCCCGCAACCCGAGCTTCCGGCGGCATTTAGAAATGCACCCGCATCAGATAGCGCTAGTATAGCAAGAATGCCCTGGAAATCGTTTTTTCAAGATCAATTCTTGCAGCAACTGATAGACAGTACGCTATCACGAAACTATGATATGCAGATCGCGATGAAGAATCTGGAACAGTCACGATTGGTTCTGAAGCAATCTAAATGGAATAATGTTCCGCAAATTGGGCTGAATGTAACAGCAAATACGACCAATCCCTCAAATAACAGTTTGAACGGATTGACACTCGGACAGTTCCTTGGTACTAACCACCTGGAAGATTATTCGGCAAACTTAAGTTTGAGTTGGGAGGCGGACATCTGGGGTAAGATCAGAAATACTAACAGGATCGCGCTTGTCAGTTATCTGCAAACACAGGAAGCGCAGAAGACATTGCAAACGGCTTTGATCGCATCCGTATCTCAGGGATATTTCAACCTGCTGATGCTAGACGCACAGCTGAGTATTGCCAGGAGAAATTTAAGTTTGAACGACAGTACGCTTAACATCGTAAAGCTCCAATATGACGCCGGGCAAGTCAGTTTACTTGGCGTTCAGCAGGCGGAAGCACAACGCCAGGTTTCAGCGGAATTGGTGCCTCAACTGGAGCAGGCCATAGCTATTCAGGAGAACGCCTTGAATATGCTTGCAGGGCATTTGCCGGCTAGGATCCAGAGAAATTCGCTACTTGACGAGGTGAGCCTCCCGGCTATGCTTTCTGCAGGTATTCCCTCAGAAATGGTCAGCCGCAGACCTGATGTAAAAAGCAGGGAGCTTGATCTGACCATTGCAAATTCGCGTGTAGGTATCTCCAAAGCGCAAATGTATCCTGCATTACGCATAACTGCTTCGGGCGGCGTCAATGCGATCAGGGCCAGTGACTGGTTCAATATACCAGGATCATTATTTGGCATTGTCGGCGGCAGTGTATTACAGCCACTTCTTCAGCGTAAAGAGTTGAGTACGCAATATCAGATCGCCAAGGTCGAGCGTGAGAAAACAGTATTATTTTTCAGGCAGACCGTGTTAAAAGCGGTTGGCGAGGTTTCTGACGCTCTGATTAGTATTGAGAAGCTAAAGAACAGGGAAGCAGTGGCAGTTGCTCGGGTTAAAACGCTCCAGCAAGCCACCGCTAATGCCAATGCATTATTTAAGAACGGCATGGCGAATTACCTCGAAGTGATCACCGCGCAAAGTAATGCCTTACAAAGTGAACTGGAATTAGCGACTGTCAAACGACAGGAATTGAATGCCATTTCGGACCTATATCGCAGCTTAGGAGGCGGGGCCAATTAATGAGCATTACGATGGACAAATTATTATTATACATTGATCAGGCTTGGTGGAAAATCACCGGGGTAATTTTGGTTTTTTCCACTTTATTTACAGGTTTGTTGTTACCTGTGCCCGCACTGCCCATCCTGCATGAGACCATCAGGAATCTATATTTTCATGTCCCCATGTGGATGGCAATGCTGGTCGTTTTTAAGATTTCAATATATGGGAGCTTAATGTATTTGCGTACAGGTGACCAGCGATATGATCTCTTGTCACTTGAATGCGTTAAGGTGGGACTTTTCTTTTATATACTGGGCCTGTTGTCCGGCATGCTTTGGGCTAAATATACCTGGGGGGCATATTGGAGTAATGACCCAAAACAAAACAGCGCTGCTATTGGAGCACTGCTGTATTCAGCTTACCTGGTACTTCGCAATTCTATTGAGGAAGAACAAAAGCGCGGCAGAATAGCGGCCATTTACAACATCTTTGCTTTTCCTATTATGATTGTACTCTTGTTTGTGTTGCCGCGCATGACAGATTCCCTTCATCCAGGTAATGGAGGTAATCCGGCCTTTGGAAAATACGATCTGGACAATGGCATGAAGCTGGCCTTTTATCCCGCTATGCTTGGCTGGTCGCTTATTGGGGTTTGGATCGCTACAATCCGTTTTCGTATCCAAATGATTGATTACTATCAGAACACAATTAATTAAATTTAATAACAGCCAGCTGCAATCGAAAAGCAGCTGGCTTATCCGTTCAACATGAAAAAATTATTAATAGCTGCAATACTTTTTTTGCAAACTGCTAATCTCTTTGCTCAATCAGGTTCAGGAATTGAAATGGCCGACTCACTTAGAAGCTCCGGAAAAATCTACGTGGTGGTTGCGACCATTGCGATCACATTCGTGGGCCTGGCAATTTATCTGTTTTCCATTGACCGGAAATTAAAGCGATTAGAAAAGGACCATCATTAATTAACCGACGCACCAGATTGTTCCCTACTTTTGCGGCTTCAATAATTTCTTCGCTTTGAAAAAGAATCAGACGGGCTTTTGGTTTGTGGTCATCACGACCAGTCTTGCATTTGTAGTATCTCAACTGGATGTTTCTATTGTAAATGTGGCTGTTCCGCAAATCGGGAAATCATTTTCTGCGAATATCAGTACTTTGCAATGGATCGTTGATGCCTACACCATTGCTTTTGCCGTATTAATGTTATCAGCAGGGGGCATGAGTGATCTGCTGGGGTCCAGGCGCCTTTTTCAGATCGGCATACT encodes:
- a CDS encoding GlxA family transcriptional regulator — its product is MKSEIMDNAQADQKKKVVIVAMSGRMMMDFVGPADVFTTTNIYLGRRGLPVGYQVQIAAPTADKCIATNAGADILCHIRAIDIRSRIDTLIISNYESEDSETIQFKPFYQWLSKRTDKNTRRIASVCAGTFALAKAGLINNRKVTTHWTLNEILQQSYPQLTVDTNPLYIKDGHIYTSGGVSSGIDLALAMVEEDFGKDVAIQVARELVVHLYRPGYQSQFGSLLPSVERPGLSQKLRKWVLDNLTEALDVKSIADHLNMSPRNFTRVFQKQTGTPPAKFVEKVRIEQARKLLEDTDNTLENIAESCGFGALSSMRRTFLRLLNTTPSDYRRAFRTTLKDLGLGEHYPINMNHSEVD
- a CDS encoding TetR/AcrR family transcriptional regulator, whose translation is MSKADATRMDILKKAFDLIYKNGYQATSIDQILETTSVTKGAFYHHFKSKEEMGIALIDDVIHREIWPTILKSLRVSKDFRKNLYQMLKDLLIAHPLLNADYGCPAVNLVQEMAPINENFRKALKKNQTEWRKLIEDEIAKAKAAGQLSAEHNSETTALYIITLYHGVRAMGKVLGKSYYNTFLKEYQKYLESLK
- a CDS encoding DUF420 domain-containing protein; translated protein: MKQKNFTPLIWILTMAINGLIATAYFIPKNDLLNGYDLTKLPLLNAVLNGSTFIALIAALVSIKRKRVIAHRSFVFLAFSFTALFLFSYLLYHFSIPSTRFGGTGMIKAIYFLILVTHIFLAALIVPLALVTMSYALNGNLNRHRKIAAWTMPIWLYVSLTGVIVYFLISPYYPH
- a CDS encoding efflux RND transporter periplasmic adaptor subunit; translated protein: MKKNLIYGLMAHAIIFSGCSSGSLPSVPAATPSVPVATVNASDEIIYSEYPAKIEGLTDVEIRTQVSGILEKIFVDEGAYVQKGTPLFQIDTRPYREAYNDAEGDLLATKATVASAKLEVEKLTPLVQNKVVSLYQLKTAQAGYEAALAKETQAKAKAGNAKITLGFATITAPVSGFIGRFSKKTGSLLSPADTQPLTYLSDNREVHAYFSIGEADFVTFKDGLKGASINEKLKNSPPVTILLAGRNPYSQSGTLDMVDAAFDKTTGAITLRATFPNREGLLRSGNSGRIKLGLKQSGVIDIPQSATFEMQDKTFAFIVDQNNKAHQVALTISGSTDNTYYISAGLKSGDRVVLKGLETVKDGILVKPEQPKEKLASN
- a CDS encoding efflux RND transporter permease subunit, producing the protein MLKVFIDKPVIATVVSIMLVILGAVGLMGLPIQQFPDIAPPVVQVSANYPGANAETMVRAVAPPLEEAINGVENMSYMSSTSSNDGTLTISVYFKLGTDPDQAAVNVQNRVSSATGLLPPEVVQAGITTQKVQNSLIMAINLMSENPKLYDATYLTNYSQINIIPELKRIQGVGQVIFFGANRDYSMRIWLNPAQMAAYNITPTEVMTAVRSKNQEAAPGRFGESSNRSFEYVLKYSGKYTKPEDYGNMIIRANSDGSMLKLKDVAKVELGSYTYNSLNTVNDKQSVLFQVIQLPGTNSRDIQTKVGEFMKKAEKDFPKGIKQQILYNTKDMLDQSIEQVEHTLLEAFILVFIVVYIFLQDFRSTLIPAIAVPVAIIGTFFFMSAFGFSINLLTLFALVLAIGIVVDDAIVVVEAVHSKLEHRDITPKKATMTAMHEITGAIISITLVMAAVFLPVGFMKGSAGVFYRQFAFTLAIAIVISALNALTLSPALCALLLKDVNHDHRGQPKNFKQRFFHAFNKGFENITGRYVGAVKGMIKFKWISLGGLALVVVVTAWLIRRTPTGFIPSEDLGFIAISVNLPPGSSMNRTQAILDEAANKVRDMKAKFAFNEVAGFNVLTSSTSPSSGVAFFRMKKDGERGEMNSVTDNIAELQKRLNTIKGAQCFVFSFPTVPGFSNVDALDLVLEDKAGGKLDKFGGLANRFIAELMKRKEIAVAFTTFRADYPQYEMVLDHEKIEQLGVDEKDVLSTMQSYFGSAQVSDFNRFGKYYRVMVQAEKEERADPASLDEVYVKSKAGSMVPVKTILSLKRVFGPEVITRYNLFNSIGVNAVPKPGYSTGNAIQAVREVAAEVLPTGYSYEFSGMTREEISSGGQSVIIFVLSLLFVYFLLCAQYNSYILPLAVVLSVPTGIIGVFMAIGMAGIDNNIYIQVALIMLIGLLAKNAILIVEFAVQRRHAGHTLVESALEAAKLRIRPIIMTSVAFVAGITPMMRATGPSAMGNHSISIGAAGGMLGGVILGLFIIPVLFVVFQALHERISGKKEIIEEQKALEYKPEPVL
- a CDS encoding efflux transporter outer membrane subunit; its protein translation is MNNSKIIYLIPFLIAFAGACKVSKDVKTPQPELPAAFRNAPASDSASIARMPWKSFFQDQFLQQLIDSTLSRNYDMQIAMKNLEQSRLVLKQSKWNNVPQIGLNVTANTTNPSNNSLNGLTLGQFLGTNHLEDYSANLSLSWEADIWGKIRNTNRIALVSYLQTQEAQKTLQTALIASVSQGYFNLLMLDAQLSIARRNLSLNDSTLNIVKLQYDAGQVSLLGVQQAEAQRQVSAELVPQLEQAIAIQENALNMLAGHLPARIQRNSLLDEVSLPAMLSAGIPSEMVSRRPDVKSRELDLTIANSRVGISKAQMYPALRITASGGVNAIRASDWFNIPGSLFGIVGGSVLQPLLQRKELSTQYQIAKVEREKTVLFFRQTVLKAVGEVSDALISIEKLKNREAVAVARVKTLQQATANANALFKNGMANYLEVITAQSNALQSELELATVKRQELNAISDLYRSLGGGAN
- the ccsA gene encoding cytochrome c biogenesis protein CcsA, with protein sequence MDKLLLYIDQAWWKITGVILVFSTLFTGLLLPVPALPILHETIRNLYFHVPMWMAMLVVFKISIYGSLMYLRTGDQRYDLLSLECVKVGLFFYILGLLSGMLWAKYTWGAYWSNDPKQNSAAIGALLYSAYLVLRNSIEEEQKRGRIAAIYNIFAFPIMIVLLFVLPRMTDSLHPGNGGNPAFGKYDLDNGMKLAFYPAMLGWSLIGVWIATIRFRIQMIDYYQNTIN
- a CDS encoding CcmD family protein codes for the protein MKKLLIAAILFLQTANLFAQSGSGIEMADSLRSSGKIYVVVATIAITFVGLAIYLFSIDRKLKRLEKDHH